One genomic region from Drosophila busckii strain San Diego stock center, stock number 13000-0081.31 chromosome 3R, ASM1175060v1, whole genome shotgun sequence encodes:
- the LOC108602397 gene encoding enhancer of split m4 protein — MCQNKNIVNNMTTIKANKKSSYSVKKLLMKLFKQQQQQQVEIEQNMQNTYKSNSLESLESLENSRNADLESIANKSCAASLESYENEANERLSASCDMEDYEFEQLPSVPVHFVRTAHGTFFWTAASDLPADNDLVEPLYCSTANEIAVAQYQDRWVQA; from the coding sequence ATGTGCCAGAACAAGAACATCGTCAACAACATGACAACCATCAAAGCCAACAAGAAATCCAGCTACAGCGTCAAGAAGCTGCTGATGAAACTCttcaagcagcaacaacaacagcaagttgaGATCGAGCAGAACATGCAGAACACATACAAGAGCAACTCATTGGAGTCTCTGGAGTCGCTTGAGAACAGCCGCAACGCTGATCTTGAATCAATTGCCAACAAATCATGCGCCGCCTCGCTGGAGTCCTACGAGAACGAAGCCAACGAGCGTCTCTCCGCCTCCTGCGACATGGAGGACTATGAGTTCGAGCAATTGCCCTCAGTGCCCGTTCACTTTGTGCGCACCGCCCATGGCACCTTCTTCTGGACCGCCGCCTCCGATCTGCCCGCCGACAACGATCTGGTTGAGCCACTGTACTGCAGCACTGCCAACGAAATTGCCGTCGCTCAGTATCAGGATCGTTGGGTGCAAGCCTAA